In the genome of Defluviitalea raffinosedens, one region contains:
- a CDS encoding CidA/LrgA family protein — protein sequence MKYMMQFGIILVFTFLGEVLKYLIPLPVPASIYGLVLMLAALKFKIISLDSVRETGSFLIHIMPMLFIPAAVGLLTSWNELSAFFFPVVVITVVSTIMVMGVVGRVTQFVIHKNNR from the coding sequence ATGAAATATATGATGCAATTTGGAATTATACTGGTCTTTACTTTTCTCGGGGAAGTATTAAAATACCTGATTCCCCTGCCGGTACCTGCCAGTATCTATGGACTTGTACTCATGCTCGCTGCCTTAAAATTTAAGATCATTTCACTGGACTCTGTTCGGGAAACTGGCAGCTTTCTTATTCATATCATGCCAATGCTGTTCATTCCAGCAGCGGTTGGACTGCTTACCTCATGGAATGAATTAAGCGCCTTTTTCTTTCCTGTTGTCGTCATTACAGTCGTTTCTACAATTATGGTAATGGGTGTTGTTGGACGAGTAACACAGTTTGTAATTCATAAAAATAATAGGTGA
- a CDS encoding DUF5680 domain-containing protein — MIFSEKLQLLRKNKGYTQEELAQRLNVSRQAVAKWEAGHVYPDIMNLIQISNLMNVTVDYLVKDQECSVKPISTEFNDIDEIIDFRLEANMNTYAAFMNETDSTRLDSHDFRYARDPFVYHDTYVGAEQFAGQEAIWKNGKSVYAMNYIGRVLGEKFSGNFHKEALRKADHQMPYRGPEYYQSGEYVYKSKVSGDFSWFQGYEEIYWMNEKVYECYFHGGLMY, encoded by the coding sequence ATGATTTTTTCTGAAAAACTACAATTGTTAAGGAAAAATAAAGGCTATACACAAGAAGAACTTGCCCAGAGACTCAATGTATCTAGGCAGGCAGTGGCAAAATGGGAAGCTGGTCATGTCTATCCGGATATCATGAATTTGATTCAAATCAGTAACTTGATGAATGTGACAGTTGATTATCTTGTAAAAGATCAGGAGTGTTCAGTAAAACCCATTTCCACAGAATTTAACGACATCGATGAAATAATTGATTTCAGACTTGAAGCAAACATGAATACATATGCTGCATTTATGAATGAAACGGACTCTACAAGACTGGATTCTCATGATTTCAGATATGCTCGAGATCCTTTTGTATACCATGACACATATGTTGGAGCGGAACAGTTTGCTGGACAAGAAGCGATTTGGAAAAATGGCAAATCGGTATATGCGATGAATTATATTGGCAGAGTGCTCGGTGAGAAGTTTAGTGGAAATTTCCATAAAGAAGCACTTAGAAAGGCTGATCATCAAATGCCCTATAGAGGCCCTGAATATTATCAATCGGGTGAATATGTTTACAAATCAAAAGTATCCGGAGATTTTTCGTGGTTTCAGGGATATGAGGAAATATATTGGATGAACGAAAAAGTATATGAGTGTTATTTTCATGGTGGATTAATGTATTAA
- a CDS encoding polyphosphate polymerase domain-containing protein, which yields MKKPRGRHELKHYINYADILELRSRLPYVASLDQNSEGEKGYRVKSLYFDNYNDQALKEKIDGVNEREKFRIRLYNDDTSFIRLEKKSKISGICFKESALITAEECERLLDGDFVVLKENGSPLCMELYAKMHYQQLRPKNIVDYQREAFVYPMGNVRVTLDYDIRTSNNVKDFLKPEPVPIPIPGVYILEVKYDDYLPEIIRGAVSLSNRRSTSFSKYAVTRIV from the coding sequence ATGAAAAAACCCAGAGGCAGACATGAGCTTAAGCATTATATAAACTATGCTGACATATTAGAGCTTAGATCAAGACTTCCATATGTGGCAAGTCTCGATCAAAACTCGGAAGGGGAAAAAGGCTATCGGGTAAAAAGCCTCTACTTTGACAACTACAATGATCAAGCGTTGAAGGAAAAAATTGATGGGGTTAACGAGCGAGAAAAGTTTCGCATACGGCTTTATAACGATGACACATCCTTTATCCGGCTTGAAAAAAAGAGTAAAATAAGTGGTATTTGTTTTAAGGAGAGTGCGCTTATAACGGCTGAGGAGTGCGAACGCTTGCTGGACGGTGATTTCGTTGTTCTGAAAGAAAATGGTAGCCCTTTGTGTATGGAGTTATATGCCAAAATGCATTATCAGCAGCTGCGCCCCAAAAATATCGTAGATTATCAACGGGAGGCTTTTGTTTACCCTATGGGGAATGTACGGGTTACCTTGGATTATGACATTCGTACAAGCAACAATGTAAAAGACTTCTTAAAGCCTGAACCTGTTCCCATACCAATTCCGGGAGTTTATATTCTCGAAGTGAAATATGATGACTATTTACCAGAAATTATTCGTGGTGCAGTATCTCTTTCCAACAGGAGAAGTACTTCATTTTCTAAATATGCAGTAACAAGAATTGTATAA
- a CDS encoding DUF4956 domain-containing protein: protein MTFNDIFKSSFLEKAVEFSVSDVVIAMLISFAIGLFIFYVYKKTFAGVMYSSSFGVSIMAMTLITTLIILAVTSNIVLSLGMVGALSIVRFRTAVKEPLDIAFLFWAISAGIVVGAGLIPMAVIGSVFIGIILMVFVNKKSTDTPYIVVLNLVSDEAENAAMILIKEKTKKSLVKAKTVNKNGIELTIEVRLLDMSAKLLNELLNINGVINACLVSYNGDYTA from the coding sequence ATGACATTTAATGATATTTTTAAGTCCAGTTTCTTAGAAAAGGCAGTAGAATTTTCAGTTTCAGATGTAGTCATTGCAATGTTAATAAGTTTTGCAATTGGATTATTTATTTTCTATGTGTATAAAAAGACATTTGCCGGTGTAATGTATTCTTCATCCTTTGGCGTTTCCATTATGGCTATGACTTTGATTACAACTCTGATCATTCTTGCAGTAACGTCCAATATTGTATTGTCCCTGGGTATGGTAGGTGCGCTGTCCATTGTTCGTTTCAGAACTGCTGTTAAAGAACCTTTGGATATTGCGTTTTTGTTCTGGGCAATTTCAGCAGGAATTGTTGTAGGTGCAGGGTTGATTCCTATGGCAGTGATTGGATCCGTTTTCATTGGTATCATTCTTATGGTATTTGTGAACAAGAAAAGCACCGATACTCCATATATTGTAGTACTTAATCTTGTCAGTGATGAAGCTGAAAATGCGGCAATGATATTGATAAAAGAAAAAACTAAAAAGAGCTTAGTAAAAGCAAAAACAGTGAATAAAAACGGTATCGAACTTACGATTGAAGTAAGACTTTTGGATATGTCTGCAAAGCTTCTTAATGAATTACTAAATATCAATGGTGTGATCAATGCTTGTCTTGTAAGTTACAATGGTGATTATACCGCTTAA